The nucleotide window GCCGCAGTTCCTGCTCGACGGCCTCGGCGCCGTGCACTCCGAATTCGTGCGGATCTCGTTCACCAAGACCGAGAACCCCAACAAGCCCGGGCCGGTGCTGATCACCAGCCAGACGTCACGCGAGCAGCCGGGCGCCGACAGCTACCGTTACCTGCTCCAGCCGAACCTCCTTCTGCGCTAGCGATACCGCCCCACCAGCACGACACGAACCACGAAGGACAGCCATGCACATCGGAATCGTCGGCCTCGGAAAAATGGGTGCGAACATGCGAGACCGGCTGCGCGCCGCCGGTCTCGAGGTGACCGGTTACGACCGCAACCCCGACGTGTCGGATGTCGCATCCACCGACGAGCTGATCGCTGCCCTTCCGGCCCCGCGGCTGGTCTGGGTGATGGTCCCCGCCGGTGCGATCACCACCGCGGTGATCGCCGACCTGGCCACCAAGCTCTCCCCCGAGGACCTCGTCATCGACGGTGGCAACTCACGCTTCACCGATGACTTCACCCACTCGGCCCTGTTGGCCGAACAGGGTGTGCACTACGTCGACGCCGGTGTGTCCGGCGGCGTGTGGGGCGCTACCAACGGCTTCGGCCTGATGGTCGGTGGCGACGCCGCCGACGTGGAACGCGCGATGCCGGTCTTCGACGCGTTGCGCCCCGAGGGTCCCCGCGAAGAAGGTTTCGTGCACGCGGGCAAGGTCGGCGCCGGCCACTACGCCAAGATGGTGCACAACGGCATCGAATACGCCCTCATGCAGGCGTACGCCGAAGGCTACGAACTCCTCGAAAAGCGCGACGACCTGATCCAGGACGTTCCGGGAGTCTTCACCGCCTGGCAGCGCGGAACCGTGGTGCGGTCCTGGCTGCTCGAACTCCTCGTACGCGCCCTCAAGGACGACCCGCAGCTGAGCGACATCGAAGGCTACGTCGAAGACTCCGGCGA belongs to Cryobacterium sp. SO2 and includes:
- the gnd gene encoding phosphogluconate dehydrogenase (NAD(+)-dependent, decarboxylating); translated protein: MHIGIVGLGKMGANMRDRLRAAGLEVTGYDRNPDVSDVASTDELIAALPAPRLVWVMVPAGAITTAVIADLATKLSPEDLVIDGGNSRFTDDFTHSALLAEQGVHYVDAGVSGGVWGATNGFGLMVGGDAADVERAMPVFDALRPEGPREEGFVHAGKVGAGHYAKMVHNGIEYALMQAYAEGYELLEKRDDLIQDVPGVFTAWQRGTVVRSWLLELLVRALKDDPQLSDIEGYVEDSGEGRWTIEEAINNAVPVPAISASIFARFTSRQEDSPAMKAVAALRNQFGGHAIKKAD